In Gossypium raimondii isolate GPD5lz chromosome 12, ASM2569854v1, whole genome shotgun sequence, a single window of DNA contains:
- the LOC105763559 gene encoding protein YELLOW LEAF 1, choloroplastic, with the protein MATVVGAASNPLSNPIVSMVDGVSSKAFDEVLKATPPALSAFLAGLPSIEAKDKSPQLDDGDSGFPPRDDDGGGGDEGGGGGNWSGEFFLFGFLAFLGFLKDKESEEDYRDSRRR; encoded by the exons ATGGCTACAGTTGTTGGTGCTGCTTCAAACCCATTGTCCAATCCCATAGTTTCAATGGTAGACGGTGTATCCTCCAAGGCATTTGATGAAGTACTGAAAGCAACACCACCTGCTTTGTCAGCATTTTTGGCTGGCTTGCCTTCTATCGAGG CAAAGGATAAGTCACCGCAGCTAGATGATGGTGATTCAGGATTTCCTCCCCGTGACGATGATGGTGGTGGAGGTGACGAGGGAGGTGGTGGGGGCAACTGGTCAGGTGAATTCTTCCTTTTCGGATTCCTCGCGTTTCTAGGCTTCCTAAAGGATAAAGAAAGCGAAGAAGATTACCGGGACAGCCGAAGAAGATGA